The DNA sequence AGCGCACATACACGGTACTGCCCGGGGTGAGGCCGGTGGCGTTGATGTATGGCATCAAGCCGTTCGCGCTGCCATCATCATCGCAGGCCACCTGGGTGAAGGGCCCGCTGCATGAAGGGGCGGTGTACAACGCCATGCCGCCGTCGGTGATGATGCCGGTGTTCGAGTCGAGGATAAGCACTCCGCTTGCGGGCACCACCACGGAGAACCACACGTCGCTGCCGGTGTAGAACGCACAGGTGGGGGCAGGCGGCCCGGTGGTGGCCGTGCTGGACGCCGTGGTGCCGTTCTGGAAGACGCAGCTCAGGCCCGGGGTGAGCGGGGTGGCGCCGCAGGGATTGTCGTTCGCGGGCGGGGGAGGCGCCGCACCGATGCTGAAGGTGCCCGGGCATGGGCTGGCCGGGGTGGGCCAGGTGTCGAACCAGATGTAGTACTGGGTGCCGGCGTTCAGCGTGACGGTGATGGTGGTGCTGTTGCCTGCGTTGCCGTCGCCGTACACGCAGGTGCCTCCACCGTTCGGGCAGCCGGCCCATACCTGCACGGAGCTCCAGGTCTGACCCGTGACATTGATGTTATACGCACCCGTGACCGAAGGGGTCAGCACGTACAGCGCTTCGTTGCCGTTCTTGTAAGCTGCATTATCACCGGTGCCGCAGAGGGCGCCCGGCACGTTGGTGGAGTTCAGGTCGTTGGTGGCACCGCAGGTCAGCGCCTGATTGGTGATCGGCAGGCTGGCCGGGTTCAGCACGGTGGCGCCTGCGCACGTGGTGGCATGCCCGCGGTGGAACGTCGCCAGCGCCAGGACCGCCAACAGCGATCTCCGGATCATGGCGCGCCGAAATGGCGGTCGGTGCACGTGCGGGGTCATGGCTTAATGGGACCCGGAGCGGACGTACGCATCATAGAGCTTCGGATAGGCATCGATCCAGGCGCGTTTGGCGGCCGACCGAGCGGCATCATCAGGCGGACCGGCTTCCTGCAGTGACCAGTTACCATCCGGCGTGGGCACCAAGGCCCGATAGGTCGGAACACCGGGCCACATCACCTCGACCCCGAGCAGAGGCACACCGCGCACCTGAAGCACCGTCACCAACGCGTCCAGATCGAGGTCGGTCACCGGCGTGAACTTCGCCAGGGTGCGATCCGCAGCGAGGTGGAGCGGCACCACCTGGTCATGGTCGTGCAGCGTATGGATGGTCACCTTCTCCAACGTGCCGCTGAGCGGAAGGAAGAAATGCAGGAACACATCGACACCGGCCACGCTTTGGGCGGAGGCGACGCGCGGCCCGGCGGTCAGCACCGCCAGTAGGAAGAGAAAGGTTCTGCGTAGAACCATGATCGGGCAACGACTCGGAAGCGTGCAAGCAAGTTACGGAACAGGATCGGAGGACAACGATCGGAGTTATCCACAAGACGTGGATCGGCGGTGCGGTTGCTTATGGGCGTGGGTCCACCACGATCCTCGCACTGCCCAGCGGTCCGCCGTCAGCGCCCTCCAACACCAGCATGTACAGTCCGCCGGCGGTACCCGCGAGCGAAAGCTCCAGGCGGTCGTCATTCCCGTTCCAAGGCACGACACCCTGTCGGATGCACGTTCCATCCGGGGTCCGCAGCGTGTAATGGATGACCGGGGAGGCGGACCGTGGCAGCTGCACGATGATGCGGTCCGTCGCGGGGTTGGGCTGCACCACCAGGTACGGTCGGTCCCCACCCACGACGGCGGCCACCGTGGAGCTCAGCGCAGCGGTGCCATCGCTGTACAGCAGCCGGAGGCGATAGTAGTTCAGCCCATGCTCCGGTGATCCGTCCAGGAACCCGTACTCGATCCGCTCGAGGGAGTGCCCGGCCGCGGGACGCTCTCCGATGGGGATGTAGTCCACGTCATCGGTCGAGCGTTCCACGACGAAGTGGGATGAACCGGACTCGCTCTGGGTCGCCCAGGACAGGTGAACGCCGTCGGCCTGTACATCCGCCTCGGGACCGATCAGCTCCACAGGCAGCACCGTGCAGTCCAGGGACGCGCCGTTCGTCAAGGTCCAGTCCAGCGTGAAGGCCTGTCCGGTGACATCGAAGTTGTCGATGTACATGATGTAGATCTGCCCGGCGACGATGTTCAAGGGTGCCACCCAGCCATTGCCGAACTCGTTCTCCGAAGCGTCCACCGCCCCGTTGCCCATCCCCGTGAGGAACGCCGCCGCACCCGGATAGCCCGGCACGTTCGGTGGATAGGCCCAGGAACACCGGATGGGGTTTCCGACCGGTGGGCAGGTGATGGTGCTCATCGGGCCCCAGATGGCGAAGTCGTAGTCGATGTTGGCCGCAGGTTGGATGGTGAGCGCCGCAGTGCCCGAGGCCGATGGGGAGAAGTAGTACCAGGTCCCCTGCCGCTCATTGCCGTCCAGGCAGCCGTTGTTCGCCGCCGTGAGGTCCGTGGTGCACCCGGTGAAATCGGCGTTGTTGTTGATCTGCTGGTCGTTGCAGATGGTGAACGCGCCGGCGCAGTCCTCCTGCGGGGTGGTGGGCGTCGCCGGCGCACTGACGCAGATGTTGAAGATGCCGGTGCTCCCGCCATACCCCCAGACCCTGATGTAATAGGTGGTGAACGGGGTCAGTGGGGCGCAGCGGAAGTCAAGCTCCGGCATCAGCAGACCGCCGAAGAAGTCCTCATCGTCGTTGCAGCCTCCAGGCACCAGAGCCAGTGCGCCGCAGGTCCCTGTGTACAGCTGCATCGCCGCATCGCCCAAGGTGATCGCCCCGGTCTCGATGTGCACCTCCCCGTTGGCCGCCGTGGTGAACGTGAACCAGATGTCCGTGTTCGGCGCGGTGCTGCATGTCGGCGCGGGGGCCGTGCCCGAAGCGGTGGAACCGACATTGGTGAAGTGCAGCATGGTGCAGGTCGGAAGCACCGGCAGGGCGATCGCCGACCCGCAGTTGTCGTTGGTCAACGGTGGTGGTGGCGGGATGCAGCTGATGTTCAGGGGAGCGCATCCGCCCGTGGCGCAGGGATTGAAGAGGCTCGCGTAGCGATCGACCAGGACACGCAGCTGGCCGGTGAAGTTCGCCGCCCAGGTGACCTGCGATTGCAGCCCGCAGTAGTCGTCATTGGTCGCGAGCGACCCGCCTCCCGCATTGTTGTAAAGCGTGATCTGCGTGTCGTAGGTGGCCCCACAGGTGTTGAACGTGTAGATGTTCCCTGCCGTGACATTCAGCAGCGCATACTGGCCTCCGTTCACACAAGGGACCGTCATGCTGCCCGGACAAGGAGGTGTGATCGCCCCCCCGGCGATCACGGTGTTGTTGTTCGGGCATTGGGCCGAAGCCCTGAAGGGAACGCCGGAGAGCGCCAGCGTGATCAGCAGGGAGCACGGTCGGTACCAAGGTGTCGTCATGGTGCTCCGCTTCGTTGCCCTTGGAGCTCCAACATCCGCTGGTAATCACCGGGATGTTCATGGATGTAGGCCGCCTTGCGCACCAGCGCGTCGTCGACCGGCGCCATGTCGCCCATCGGAGAGGCCGTGGAGGTACGCATTGGCAAGGGGCCATCACCGCTGATCTGGATCAGCTGAAAACCGTGTTCGAACAGGAGTTGTGCCAGCTGGGCCGCCTGGACGACCTCTGGGCCGTGGAAGTGCAGGGTCCTTTTCGGCTGGTCATAGTGCACTTCCGTACTTGGGAGCCAGTTGACGACCGCCCCGAGCATCGGCTTCACCCCGGCCCCCGGATGCAGAGGTGCGATCACCGCTTCGGCATGCATGCCATCCTGAGCGTGAACAGGTGGGGCGCACGCCAGGATCAGGCAAAGGCTCGAACTGCGGAACAGCCGCTTGGCGGCTGCATGCACGCTACGGCCCGATCGAACGGCGCACCTCCTTGGATCCTTCATGGCTCCCTGTCCCGAAGCGGGATCAACGCACCAAGCTACGGTGCGATGCCCATGAAGGTCAAGCCCTTTGGGGGGCGATCATCAACAGCTGGTGTTCAAACCGATGCGCTCGCTCCCAAGGCCAGCACCATGCGCCCCGGGTATTGTTCCAGCGCCGTTCCGAGGCATTCCACCGCTTTGCGGAGCTTGTCCTGCTCCAGCACATAGGCCAGCCGCACCTGCCGTTTTCCCGTGGCCGGTTCGGCATAGAACCCGCTGCACGGGGCCATCATCACCGTGTGGCCGTCGTGGCTGAAGGACTCCAGCAGCCACTGGCAGAAGGCGTCCGCATCGTCGATGGGCAGCTCGGCCACGCAGTAGAAGGCGCCCTTGGGCCTGGGGCAGAGCACACCGGGGATGGCGTTCAGTCCGTCCACGAGGATGTCGCGGCGCTGGCGGTATTCACCGATCACCTCATTGAAGTATGAAGGGGGCGTGCGGAGGGCCGCCTCGCTGGCGATCTGGCCGAAGGTGGGAGGGCTCAACCGGGCCTGGGCGAACTTCAGCACGGTGTCAAGCAGTTCGGTATTGCGGGTGATGAATGCACCGACCCGGGCGCCGCACATGCTGTAGCGCTTGCTCACGCTGTCGATCAGGATCGCGTGCTGGTCGAGGCCCTCCAGCGACAAGGCACTGATGTGGGCCGCCCCATCGTAGCAGAACTCGCGGTAGACCTCGTCGGCGAAGAGGAAGAGGTCGTGCTTCAGCACGATCTCACGCAGGCGTTCCAGCTCGGCCTTGCTGTAGAGATAGCCGGTGGGGTTGCCGGGGTTGCAGATCAGGATGCCCTTGGTGCGCGGGGTGATGAGGGCCTCGAAGGCGCTGATGGCCGGCAGCGCGAAGCCTTCCTGGATGGTGCTGCGCACAGGCACCACCTTCACGCCGGCGGCCAGCGCGAAGCTGTTGTAGTTGGCGTAGTAGGGTTCGGGAATGATGAGCTCATCCCCTGGCTCGAAGCAGGCCATCATGCCGAAGAGCAGCGCCTCGCTGCCTCCGTTGGTGACAATGATCTGCTCGTGGGTCACCGGGATGTGATACTCGGCATAGTAGCCGGCCAGTCCTTTTCGATAGCTCTCGAAACCGGCGCTGTGGCTGTACTCGATCACGCTGCGGTCCAGCTGACGGATGGCGTTCAAGGCCACCTCCGGGGTTCGGATGTCGGGCTGTCCGATGTTGAGGTGAAGGACGTTGACCCCGCGTTTCCGGGCGGCCTCGGCGTAGGGGACGAGCTTGCGGATGGGGGAGGCCGGCATCAGGCGGCCCTTGGTGGAGATGGCGGGCATCGGGGTCTGGCGAGTGTGGCGCGAAGTTCGGCGTTCCGTCGGCAAGGTCGACCAACGAAGAAGCCCCGCCGGTATGGCGGGGCTTCCAAAGCGGATCCGAGGATGGATCAGTTCGTCTTCTCCACCGGGGCCATGGGGCTCTGCTCCTTCACCGGCGAGGCGGGGGTCTCAGGACCGGCCTCCACCGTGCCCTTGATGCGCACCACCTTCTCGGGGGCGTTCGTGGCGTTGCTGCTGATGGTCACGCTCTTGTTGATCGGGCCGGGACGCTTGGTGTCGTACTTCACCGTGATGGTGGTCTTGGCGCCGGGCTTGATCGGGGCGGTGTCGCACTTGGGCACCGTGCATCCGCAGCTGCCTTTGCAGTTGGTGATGATCAGGGGCTGATCGCCCGTGTTGGTCACGA is a window from the Flavobacteriales bacterium genome containing:
- a CDS encoding pyridoxal phosphate-dependent aminotransferase; protein product: MPAISTKGRLMPASPIRKLVPYAEAARKRGVNVLHLNIGQPDIRTPEVALNAIRQLDRSVIEYSHSAGFESYRKGLAGYYAEYHIPVTHEQIIVTNGGSEALLFGMMACFEPGDELIIPEPYYANYNSFALAAGVKVVPVRSTIQEGFALPAISAFEALITPRTKGILICNPGNPTGYLYSKAELERLREIVLKHDLFLFADEVYREFCYDGAAHISALSLEGLDQHAILIDSVSKRYSMCGARVGAFITRNTELLDTVLKFAQARLSPPTFGQIASEAALRTPPSYFNEVIGEYRQRRDILVDGLNAIPGVLCPRPKGAFYCVAELPIDDADAFCQWLLESFSHDGHTVMMAPCSGFYAEPATGKRQVRLAYVLEQDKLRKAVECLGTALEQYPGRMVLALGASASV
- a CDS encoding DUF1573 domain-containing protein; its protein translation is MKKFLLSFGLSALFLGAMAQDNAKPVGGTGPQISLDKEVHDYGTIANGANGTCEFIVTNTGDQPLIITNCKGSCGCTVPKCDTAPIKPGAKTTITVKYDTKRPGPINKSVTISSNATNAPEKVVRIKGTVEAGPETPASPVKEQSPMAPVEKTN